One window from the genome of Lacerta agilis isolate rLacAgi1 chromosome 16, rLacAgi1.pri, whole genome shotgun sequence encodes:
- the HEMGN gene encoding hemogen: MESLEKDHSYSEDPQQPVVAAEDYAVPEVVVTRHLRDRELLRKRKAEAEEKNTHQWVLREQKRSKPTGRGRGARRGRGRGRGQQQAPEPQEEPQPEVVEEEKPELQVTKLEEEAQKSLDLPVKSSIPFLEAGELYTRRN, translated from the exons ATGGAGAGTTTAGAAAAGGACCATTCCTATTCTGAAGATCCACAGCAGCCAGTGGTCGCAGCGGAGGACTATGCAGTTCCAG AGGTTGTTGTCACGCGCCATTTGAGAGACCGAGAGCTTCTCAGAAAAAGGAAAGCCGAGGCGGAAGAAAAAAACACTCACCAGTGGGTCCTGAG GGAGCAGAAGAGGAGCAAGCCAACAGGAAGGGGAAGAGGGGCccgaagaggcagaggcagaggcagaggccaGCAGCAGGCTCCAGAGCCACAGGAAGAACCTCAGCCGGAAGTGGTGGAGGAAGAAAAGCCTGAGCTACAGGTGACTAAATTGGAGGAGGAGGCCCAGAAGAGTCTAGATCTCCCAGTGAAGTCTTCTATCCCTTTTCTGGAAGCTGGAGAACTATATACTAGAAGGAACTAG
- the FOXE1 gene encoding forkhead box protein E1 has protein sequence MTAESPQSSTCAAGQADSEAGSASRLATLVKVEPSAHGEALEPEPSEEEAAAAGGGGPRPGGRRRKRPVQRGKPPYSYIALIAMAIAHAPERRLTLGGIYRFITERFPFYRDGPRKWQNSIRHNLTLNDCFVKVPREPGRPGKGSYWALDPHARDMFESGSFLRRRKRFKRSDLSTYPAYMHEAQAQPVGPALNAAYAPPAALCYPSQTPLFSLGPLMAQPSPELAHQQHSPDVTPSPGNACSFAGTAAYPSQGCAAGPGLHRPHSAMPYSYSLPSTQQLQVNQSTYSQSGGGGGSHLFGASARLGMPTSPTLGNDAMDFYGRMSPSSYGSLAHGYNAGGQLGSPGAYLRHAAYSSNMERFVSAI, from the coding sequence ATGACAGCCGAGAGCCCCCAGTCGTCGACGTGCGCCGCGGGCCAGGCTGACTCCGAAGCCGGCTCGGCGTCCAGGCTCGCCACTCTCGTTAAGGTGGAGCCGTCGGCGCACGGGGAGGCTTTGGAGCCGGAGCCGTCGGAAgaagaagcggcggcggcagggggagGAGGCCCGCGTCCCGGCGGCCGTCGCAGGAAGCGCCCGGTGCAGCGCGGCAAGCCCCCGTACAGCTACATCGCGCTCATCGCCATGGCCATCGCGCACGCCCCGGAGAGGCGCCTGACGCTGGGCGGCATCTACCGCTTCATCACCGAGCGCTTCCCCTTCTACCGCGACGGGCCGCGCAAGTGGCAGAACAGTATCCGCCACAACCTGACGCTCAACGATTGCTTCGTCAAGGTGCCCCGCGAGCCCGGGCGGCCGGGCAAAGGCAGCTACTGGGCGCTCGACCCGCACGCCAGGGACATGTTCGAGAGCGGCAGCTTTTTGCGACGCAGGAAGCGCTTCAAGCGCAGCGACTTGTCTACCTACCCGGCCTACATGCACGAGGCGCAGGCCCAGCCCGTCGGGCCGGCCCTCAACGCGGCCTACGCGCCGCCTGCCGCCCTCTGCTACCCCTCGCAGACGCCCCTCTTCAGCCTGGGCCCGCTCATGGCGCAGCCCAGCCCGGAGCTGGCCCACCAGCAGCACAGCCCCGACGTCACCCCTTCCCCTGGCAATGCCTGCTCTTTCGCGGGCACCGCCGCCTACCCCAGCCAGGGCTGCGCGGCGGGGCCTGGCCTGCACAGGCCCCACAGTGCTATGCCTTACTCCTACTCACTCCCcagcacccagcagctgcaggtgaaCCAAAGCACCTATTCACAGAGCGGCGGTGGTGGCGGCAGCCACCTGTTTGGGGCCTCTGCCCGCCTAGGGATGCCCACCTCGCCCACCCTCGGGAACGACGCTATGGATTTCTATGGCAGGATGTCTCCCAGCTCCTACGGTTCTTTGGCTCATGGCTACAACGCCGGTGGGCAGCTTGGTAGTCCAGGTGCCTACCTGCGCCATGCGGCCTATTCCAGCAACATGGAGAGGTTTGTTTCTGCCATCTGA